In Phyllostomus discolor isolate MPI-MPIP mPhyDis1 chromosome 3, mPhyDis1.pri.v3, whole genome shotgun sequence, a single genomic region encodes these proteins:
- the TYRP1 gene encoding 5,6-dihydroxyindole-2-carboxylic acid oxidase produces the protein MEVHKLLSLRCIFLPLLFIHQAWAQFPRECATTEALRNGVCCPDLSPVSGPGTDPCGSSSGRGRCEEATADSQPHSPQYPHDGRDDREGWPTRFFNWTCHCNGNFSGHNCGTCRPGWRGTACDQRVLIVRRNILDLSTEEKKYLVQALDMAKRTIHPRFVIATRRSEEIFGPDSNTPQFENTSIYNYFVWTHYYSVKKTFLGVGRESFGGVDFSHEGPAFLTWHRYHLLQLERDMQEMLQNPSFSLPYWNFATGRNVCDVCTDDLMGSRSNFDSTLISPNSVFSQWRMVCESLEDYDTLGTLCNSTEGGPIRRNPAGNVARPMVQRLPKPQDVVQCLEVAAFDTPPFYSNSTNSFRNTVEGYSDPTGRYDPAVRSLHNLAHLFLNGTGGQTHLSPNDPIFVLLHTFTDAVFDEWLRRYNADISTFPMRNAPIGHNRQYNMVPFWPPVTNTEMFVTAPDNLGYTYEIQWPRRDFSISEIITIAVIAALLLVAVIFVGATCLIRARSKMDETNQPLLTDQYRHYAEEYEKIHNPNQSMV, from the exons ATGGAAGTTCATAAACTCCTCTCTCTACGATGCATCTTCTTGCCCCTGCTTTTTATTCACCAGGCATGGGCTCAGTTTCCAAGAGAGTGTGCTACCACTGAGGCTTTGAGAAATGGTGTGTGTTGCCCAGATCTGTCCCCCGTGTCTGGACCTGGGACCGACCCCTGTGGCTCTTCATCAGGAAGGGGCAGGTGTGAAGAAGCTACCGcagactcccagccccacagcccccagtACCCACATGATGGCCGAGATGATCGGGAGGGCTGGCCCACACGGTTCTTCAATTGGACATGTCACTGTAATGGCAACTTCTCAGGACATAACTGTGGGACCTGCCGTCCTGGATGGAGAGGAACTGCCTGTGACCAGAGGGTGCTCATAG TCAGGAGAAACATTCTGGACTTAagtacagaagaaaagaaatacctTGTCCAGGCCCTGGATATGGCAAAGCGTACAATTCACCCTCGGTTTGTCATTGCCACCAGGAGATCAGAAGAAATATTCGGGCCAGATAGCAACACACCACAATTTGAGAACACTTCAATTTATAACTACTTTGTTTGGACACACTACTATTCAGTCAAAAAGACTTTCCTCGGGGTAGGACGGGAAAGCTTTGGTGGAGTGGATTTCTCTCACGAAGGACCAGCTTTCCTCACATGGCACAGGTACCACCTACTGCAGCTGGAGAGAGACATGCAG GAAATGTTGCAgaatccttccttctcccttccttactGGAATTTTGCAACTGGAAGAAACGTCTGTGACGTCTGCACCGATGACTTGATGGGATCGAGAAGCAACTTTGATTCCACTCTGATAAGCCCGAACTCGGTCTTTTCTCAATGGCGAATGGTCTGTGAATCCTTGGAAGATTATGATACCCTAGgaaccctttgcaaca GCACGGAAGGTGGGCCAATTAGGAGAAATCCAGCTGGAAACGTGGCCAGACCAATGGTGCAGCGTCTTCCTAAACCACAGGATGTGGTTCAGTGCTTGGAAGTTGCTGCATTTGACACACCTCCTTTTTATTCCAATTCTACAAACAGTTTCCGAAACACAGTGGAAG gTTACAGTGACCCCACAGGAAGGTATGACCCTGCTGTTCGAAGCCTTCACAATTTGGCCCATCTATTCCTGAATGGAACAGGGGGACAAACCCATTTATCTCCGAATGATCCTATTTTTGTCCTCCTGCATACTTTCACTGATGCAGTCTTTGATGAATGGCTGAGGAGATACAATGCTG ATATATCCACATTTCCAATGAGAAATGCCCCTATTGGACATAATAGACAATACAACATGGTACCGTTTTGGCCTCCCGTTACCAACACAGAAATGTTTGTTACTGCTCCTGACAACCTGGGGTACACCTATGAAATTCAATGGCCAC gtcgGGATTTTAGTATTTCTGAGATTATTACCATAGCAGTAATTGCTGCTTTACTACTGGTTGCAGTTATTTTTGTGGGTGCTACTTGTCTGATCCGTGCCAGAAGCAAGATGGATGAAACAAATCAACCTCTCCTCACTGACCAGTATCGACACTATgctgaagaatatgaaaaaattcaTAATCCTAATCAGTCTATGGTCTAA